Genomic segment of Pelmatolapia mariae isolate MD_Pm_ZW linkage group LG6, Pm_UMD_F_2, whole genome shotgun sequence:
TAATATGAATAAAGTCTACTGTGGCTGAAGAGACTAGAGACTGTCTGTTTATGGGATCATTACAGTAACTGCATTATCATTATTATGGCGACACAGCAATTAAACCTCACAATGAGGCTGAGTAATAACAATTGGTTCTAATTGACCTCAAGTAAGTTCGATTTCCGTTTAATGAGCCCCACATATTTGGTCTCATTAATGTTACTTAATAGATTGGAAACCAACCCCATTATGATCTAGGTAGATAAAGAGCATGCTTCTAGGTTAGTGAGTGTGCTGCTCACATAATTGTATTTAAAAGTTTATGTAATTGTTATTTTTGCATGTTACTGTTAAAGTCCAAGTCAAAAATGAATGACCtgaataatttaattattacttttgtcttttttttccaaaataagTGCTGATAAGGTTAATAACACAGTTAAAGCAGTTTATTAATGTGAGATTAAAAGTCTTATCTTCATTTTTCCTTATCTCATCAGTTGTAGAGACCTTCTTCCTTGATAGTACTACAGAAAATTACCTGGAGGTGGAGTTTTGTCCGTGAGTACCAAGCTGAGCTCTTGCTCTGCCCATGTATATATAGCCATATGTTTATACACAGTTGAACAATGACACGTCTTCCTTGTGTTTTTACTTTAGACATGGACAACATCTGATATTGCTACTGTCAGGAGCCGGCCAAGCATTCCTGGTAGGCTGCGTATGGAGGTATTCGTAGGCTTTTTTGGGGTTTGTGGgatatttcttacatttttgaTTTCTCTCTCCAGCAACAGCTTCCCATGGTATTTAACACCAAGATCACAGGAGACAGATGGACAGGTGAGGCTCTCATCCCTTGGACATACTTCCCTCCCAATGTCAACAAGATGAACTCCTACGCGATCCACGGCTCAGGAGAGAATCGTATATATGAGGCTCTTTATCCCATCCCCAAGGAGGAGATAGCCGAAGGACAAATGCCTAACTTGTGAGTATGCTGACTTCTACAAGTGAAGTTTGATGTGCCATAGGTCATGTGCACagacattttgtcatttgtcgTGAGGCACTGAGACATTTTGCAACTGAGAAAAAAGAGGTTCATGTGCAAAATCACACCTTTTTTGTATATTCTTTTAAAGGTACAGTAAGTCATTTTGTaggaaatttaaaagaaaaaagaattttacactaattcattaaaatattcataaaatacataaaaaataaatagcagAGGCCGCCAGTTTATGGAAGCCATGGCAACATCTTGAAAACAGCAGCCAAGATAGAAATCGCCGTTCCACCTAATAACATTTTATATACGTGGCTAGAGGTTGTCCATATTCGTGGTATTACTATTAATTCAAATGTCATAAATAGCTTTTTCAAATTGCATAGGACTATTTAACATTTgcaaatgtatattttcattatcgctttctcctcctcttcatctgccTTCTTCACCACTGTTCTCTCCTCCCTCATTTCCACCTCATTGTTTTTCTCCTCAACTAAAGTCTCatttcacaaactgaaatcagcgctctaacacacaaaacatgcaTAAACATGCGTATTTATTCTGGTTATTCTCCTTATAAGCTAATATTAATCAACCTAATGTAGGCTCTAAAAACTATGCTTTCCCGGttgattacattctcacattGTATGACAGTTTATTTGATATCTGTCCAACAATGTTTGATCCACTTCAAAGCAAGTTTCACTAATGCCGGTTACAGCAGCTAACTGGCAACAACAGCACCACTTATCAAGAGAAAAGTTCACTGAAAGTTCACTGACTCATATAACactcctttcacaaagttttacagcctccaCCAGGTTAAATAGACTAGGACACTCAGCATATTGAAAACTGAGGTaaacagcagactgacagcCTACACTCAAAACTATTAAACGGTAGTCTGCAGCCATAATTTTTGAGGTATCTTGGGTTTTAAAAACCtaaaatactgcaaaaataTTTggcaaatttctttttttttctgatttattgcttaaataaatatttaaatattttaaaatattgtgcgtgcaaaaacaaattaaattttcTGATCTCTCTCGGCTgagtaaaacatgtttgtcctaCAGCAAACATAAATAATGCACTTGAATTGGGAGGGGTAAGGAAACAGGAAACTGCAGTCTACTGACGTCTAGTGATGAGATTTTGCATACTGCACCTTTAAGTTGTAAAACAGGTGTAGATCAAATGGTACTTAGGTCCAATCCACAATCTGTACCTTTTAGAGTCACATTAGTCAACTTTGTCATTTCAAATTACATGTATATAAATGTGTATTTCACTACTTTATGCATAATATATTaaatttgtctttctgtcttctaGCCACCGGCTAGAGTATTTCAAAGATTTTCGCCTGCAGAGCATCATGGGAGAGGGTTGGGTCCAACCACCATCTGATCTATGGCTTGGAAAGCCTTAAGCTTCTCAGAAACACTCCTTCTCTTTGCCTGTTTCATTCTTGCAGACACATATCCACAAAAAtcctctaaaacagcagcagggcaATAGGATAAACACTCTCTGACAGGAAACAAAGGGCAATCAATCTTTATTAGTTAATGATGTCAAACGATATGACATGAAATATGTTATCAGCTTGTCAGATTGCGTTAGTCTTCACACACATCTGTGCAAGCACACAAACATTCACTGCAAGATATTGGACGTTACCACAAATTGCCTGAGCAGAGCGTGACCTACAACACTTGTACAGTGGAGGAAAGCGCACAGCTTAAGTGTTTGACTTCAGTGAGATAATTCCTTGCAATTCCTCGTGATTCTAAACCCTAAATGTTGAGACactgatattaaaaaaagaaaaaagaaaatgtgcatTCTTTTgggtttgtctttatttttattccatTACTATGATTAATGTCCTTTATAATGACATATTTTTACATACTGCTGCTGTCCTTTTTCTGTGATTGATGTCACTTTAATTTTATGTCTGATGTTTGATTATGTTTCATTCCCATGTCTgtatattaaaataattatctgacATTTTGTGATATAATCTTTTTCACCTTTTGCCTGAGGGTTAGATATGAAGATCAATGTCGTCCTCATGTATAGATGCCATTTATGTGGCTAGATGGTTTAATTTCTGACTTCTTCCCAAAACTTTAAACTGCTCCAGTAACTTTACCAATATGAATACCCAGTTCCCTTCTTACATAAAACGGCTGTATGATATGGATCTTAGTGGCAGATAAATATTCATAATTAATAGCTGATGAATTTATTACTCTCATATATACACTCACTAGCCacattattaggtacacctgtgaAACCAAAGCTTCTTCCACTTTTTTTGCTTCACTGTCAACTCTACTACTGTTTGCATTAATATTATAAAGATCATGTTTTTTCACCatatcaaaacacaagaaagggtgaaatattattatattattacttACTATTTATTAAGTACAGAAGAATTTACTTTGTATAGGGTTGCATTAGATATGCATCTGTACCTGTACTTAAAAAGTGTCAGTgagtatatatatatcaaaGACCCCCTAACTCACTTTTCCACCCACTTTCTGAAGTGGAGATCACAGACCTTCAGATCTCCGAcatacactgacacacacaaacgGTGATTGGGGACTTACAAATCTCTGTGTTCTCTCCATGACCCCCAAGTCAGTTCCTCTTGCCCCCACTGCAGCTCCTTATAGAGCCCGCATATTTATCAGAGACTCCTTTCAGATCACTGACTGGCTAACCTCATCTCCTAACCCATAGATGGGGGGGGATTGATTTTCATGTTGGCAGTGTTGCTCTTCACTGTGGCAGCCCAAAAGCCTATATTGAGCCCTATCAGTTTTAATTGGCATCCTCGTCTTTGAAATGGGTGC
This window contains:
- the lg6h4orf33 gene encoding UPF0462 protein C4orf33 homolog isoform X2; protein product: MQFDIEHTWDSNPVNHDPLKITFSPGLGGLKVEVSGPFFNDPAAPAGPPSQAFPGLWNYEVVETFFLDSTTENYLEVEFCPHGQHLILLLSGAGQAFLQQLPMVFNTKITGDRWTGEALIPWTYFPPNVNKMNSYAIHGSGENRIYEALYPIPKEEIAEGQMPNFHRLEYFKDFRLQSIMGEGWVQPPSDLWLGKP
- the lg6h4orf33 gene encoding UPF0462 protein C4orf33 homolog isoform X1, which translates into the protein MGVTRGLQFVTLIHILLCCESLPRTQMQFDIEHTWDSNPVNHDPLKITFSPGLGGLKVEVSGPFFNDPAAPAGPPSQAFPGLWNYEVVETFFLDSTTENYLEVEFCPHGQHLILLLSGAGQAFLQQLPMVFNTKITGDRWTGEALIPWTYFPPNVNKMNSYAIHGSGENRIYEALYPIPKEEIAEGQMPNFHRLEYFKDFRLQSIMGEGWVQPPSDLWLGKP